The DNA sequence CAGCCTGTACTCCCGAGTACCATCGCAATGGCTAGTCCTGATGCGAGCATTCTGCTTTTCATTCTTCTCCCCTTTTCAGCCAGTGGATCTTGTAACCCAAAGGAATTTCCGTTTGATTGCTGTCCGTTCTGTTTCATCTTTAATTAAACCACATGGTATTTCATGAACTATGCTCTTTCATAATTGTTTCATCGGTTATCTGAATATTAAACTTTAAAACTTATTATTTAGTAACATAATGGTTACAATCGCAGCCATATGGTTAAAGCCAACATCTTCATTCAACGTTTTGCCTAAATTTCATTGAAACAGAAGCCTTTTTACACAAACAGCAATACACTCCAAACGGATCCCAATATCAAAAGTCAACTTATCCAGAAGCGCTTTCACACGTTCAAACAATGAGAACCCTGGGTGTTAAAGTTGGCCGACCGACCCCAGGATTCTCATTGTGCTTTTCACCTGCTTTATGGCAGTTTAGATCTTCAGGCAAGTCAAAGATCTTGGTAAGCAACAGTCCGCGTTATTCGGGGAATTTGAACCTTCCCTTGTCCGGTCTGCGGCGGGCATCTCTATCCCTGTGATTAAAGACTTCGATCAGTGAGAATCGATGAGGATAAACACTGTCATTTTCTGCTGTGTCGCATAAGCTGCGCATATTTCCACGCCATGCGATAAAAACCTACTCCTTCAGTAGGTTCGGATCATCACCCAACACTAAAAAAAGCCATCCGTCACTAGTGAATGACCGTTTCTCTACTTCAGTCTGTCAGCCCCCGGGATCCGAATCCTTCCGAGTGGGGCGGGGATTTTTTCAGGATTTCCTCATAGAACCAATCATTAATCGGAGTTGCCACTCCATGGCGTGCCCCCAGGCGGCGGATGGTTCCGGCAAACAGTTCCACTTCCGTCTGGCGACCGGCTTCCACATCCTGAAGCATGGAGGGTTGTTGATCCGGCCCCAGACTATCGACGATCCTGAACCAGACGTCTATCTCAGCTTCCGGGATTGTCACCCCTTCCAGGGCAGCCAGCTTTCGTACTTCTTCCATTGCCTGACGCATGATTCGGCGGGAGTCGTTTTGATTTTCGTGAATTACCCGATAGGATCCGCCCAGAACAGCCAGTGTCTGATTCACTCCCGTATTGAGCATGAGCTTGCTCCAAAGCTGATATCGGATATCCGGGCAGACTTCAAAGGCAATGCCCGCCTGGTCATAAAGAGCCACTACAGCCTGCAACCGTTCACTCTCAGTTCCGTCGGCTTCACCCAGGCGCCAGAACCCTGGCACAGTATAGTTCAGAGTTTGACCCACCCGGGTAGCATCCATTCCCTGTCCGACCGTGTAAAGCACTTTCTCCGCTCCCAGCGCCTCGCCGATGATCTCCTCACTGCTGATGCCGTTCAGCAGGGACATCAGAATGGTCTCCGGTCCTACAAAGGGTCGGACCAGCTCCAAAGCGGACGGCAGATCGTAGCTTTTTACTGCAAACAGGATCAGGTCCAGGTACTTGCCCCGGGGTGCGGAGACACAAGGGATACGAAGGGCCTGGCCGTTGACCTGAAATCCAGTTTGCTCATAACGCCGGCACCGCGATTCATCCGCTATGAACTGAACTCCTTCCGGCCCCAATGTTTTCACCAGACGTTCTCCAAGGAGCAGTCCTAACGCTCCGGCACCGACGATGCCCACTTGATTGATCCTCATTATTCCACCTCTTTTGTTAACATGTTCTTTCCAGTATAACGGATAGACTGCGCTCTGACCACTGCAACTGGCATCTTTGTTGATGATCTGTGAAAATGTCACCTTGTATGTGTGCTGTGATTATGTCACCTTCAAAATTATACTTTAATGGGTGAAAATCAATATGTCATCAAGGAAGCCAAGAGCTTCATCATTCCAGATGAAATCCCTAATCGAAACCGGCCCCTCAGCAAACAGCTCAGCTTCTGAACATAACTGAGCGTAGGTACAACGCTTGAAGACCAACGCGAGGGAGGCCGACCATCCAGCAGTTTTCCATGGAAACAAAGGGGAAATCTCGATGTTTTTCCCATAGGTCCTGTGTATCGATGTTGCGCGATGGACCATCATCTGCGGATTGTCTTGAATTCCACAAGCACGCCAAAACCAGCTGCACTGGCATCTGGTTTTGGCGTTCCATGAAGGTGACAACACCACCGTTGATCAGCAGGCATTCACCAATTTGAGCAATCGCAATAAAATGGCCTTGTCACTGAATTCCTTTGTGGTTATTTCACTCTAATGATACCGGCCTTAGCGGAAGCTAAGACCGGTAATATTCACTTTGAAGTCCACTAACATTGGGTTTAGAGTCCAGTTAAGTCCAATGTTTTTTTCCCTGAGGCAATTTCTCGCATGTTGATGATCCCAGTTTCTATGAAAACGGCATTGTGTATGATTCGGTCCATAATAGCGTCCGCATGGACGCCCCCTCCGAGTTTGTTGTGCCAATCTTCCTTCCGAAATTGGGTACAGAATATAGTCGAACCAGAATCGTATCGCCGTTCAATAAGCTCAAACAGGAAATGCTGTTCTAAGTCAGAAATCTCATCCATCAGCCACTCATCGATAATCAGTAATGGGATTCCAGAATATTTCTTTAAGAGCTTATGTGGTCCACCGGTTATTAGTGTGGACTCATCGTATTCCATGAGCAAATCAGGCATCCGAAT is a window from the Clostridiaceae bacterium HFYG-1003 genome containing:
- a CDS encoding ATP-binding protein produces the protein MILELATCQYIKTNTNIILQGFTGSGKTYLGCVLGKQACKMQFRTRYIRMPDLLMEYDESTLITGGPHKLLKKYSGIPLLIIDEWLMDEISDLEQHFLFELIERRYDSGSTIFCTQFRKEDWHNKLGGGVHADAIMDRIIHNAVFIETGIINMREIASGKKTLDLTGL
- a CDS encoding ketopantoate reductase family protein, which gives rise to MRINQVGIVGAGALGLLLGERLVKTLGPEGVQFIADESRCRRYEQTGFQVNGQALRIPCVSAPRGKYLDLILFAVKSYDLPSALELVRPFVGPETILMSLLNGISSEEIIGEALGAEKVLYTVGQGMDATRVGQTLNYTVPGFWRLGEADGTESERLQAVVALYDQAGIAFEVCPDIRYQLWSKLMLNTGVNQTLAVLGGSYRVIHENQNDSRRIMRQAMEEVRKLAALEGVTIPEAEIDVWFRIVDSLGPDQQPSMLQDVEAGRQTEVELFAGTIRRLGARHGVATPINDWFYEEILKKSPPHSEGFGSRGLTD